In a single window of the Bacteroidota bacterium genome:
- a CDS encoding SDR family oxidoreductase, with protein sequence MYEQKFHTTDLSKHSFLVTGGAGFIGSNIVEYLLKYNAKKVVVLDNLSTGFEENLKPCFRHSNFKFINGDICDLNVCKTACENIDFVFHQAALGSVPRSIENPIATHNANASGFLSVLVAAKNASVKRVVFASSSSVYGDNTDSPKKEEKIGKPLSPYAVSKLVNEFYADIFARTYNMEIIGLRYFNIFGPKQNPKGEYAAAIPLFIDGLLNNKSVFINGDGNQSRDFTFVENAVQGNIRAMFCENKEAIGKVFNIAFGEKISVNDLFHSLKKITGASLNPIYREERKGDVKNSLADISKARNILDYKPTTSVDEGLTITVDWFDKYFRK encoded by the coding sequence ATGTACGAACAAAAATTCCATACGACCGATTTATCCAAACATTCTTTCCTTGTTACGGGTGGCGCTGGTTTTATCGGCAGCAATATTGTAGAGTATCTATTAAAATATAATGCGAAGAAGGTTGTAGTGCTCGATAATCTCTCAACAGGTTTTGAAGAAAATCTTAAACCTTGTTTTCGGCATTCTAATTTTAAATTCATCAATGGTGACATTTGTGATTTGAACGTTTGCAAAACTGCTTGTGAGAATATTGATTTTGTTTTTCATCAGGCAGCGCTAGGTTCTGTTCCGCGTTCGATTGAAAATCCGATTGCAACACATAACGCAAACGCCAGTGGATTTCTTTCGGTGCTTGTGGCGGCTAAAAACGCAAGTGTAAAACGTGTGGTGTTTGCCAGTTCGTCTTCAGTGTATGGCGACAACACGGATTCTCCTAAGAAAGAAGAAAAAATCGGGAAACCTTTATCTCCTTATGCCGTGAGCAAACTGGTAAATGAATTTTATGCAGACATATTTGCGCGTACTTATAATATGGAAATAATCGGTCTGCGCTACTTTAATATTTTTGGACCGAAACAAAATCCAAAAGGAGAATACGCGGCTGCAATTCCTCTTTTCATTGATGGCTTACTGAATAACAAATCCGTTTTCATTAATGGCGATGGAAATCAATCGCGTGATTTCACTTTTGTGGAAAATGCCGTGCAAGGAAATATTAGAGCCATGTTTTGTGAAAACAAAGAAGCCATCGGCAAGGTTTTTAACATTGCGTTTGGAGAAAAAATATCAGTAAATGACTTATTTCATTCTTTAAAGAAAATTACAGGAGCTTCTCTTAATCCCATTTATCGCGAGGAAAGAAAAGGAGATGTGAAAAATTCGCTTGCTGATATTTCAAAAGCCCGAAATATTCTTGACTATAAACCCACAACAAGTGTAGATGAGGGATTAACTATAACAGTTGACTGGTTTGACAAATATTTCCGAAAATGA
- the rfbB gene encoding dTDP-glucose 4,6-dehydratase, with product MAKTILITGGAGFIGSHVVRLFVNKYSDYKIVNLDKLTYAGNLANLKDIEKKINYEFVKGDICDADLIHKLFEKNNFDNVIHLAAESHVDRSISNPMEFVKTNVIGTVTLLNAAKHSWKETKSKLFYHVSTDEVYGSLGETGLFTEETSYDPHSPYSASKASSDHFVRAYHDTFGLPVVISNCSNNYGSYHFPEKLIPLAIYNIKNNKPVPVYGKGENIRDWLFVEDHARAIDIIFHKGKQGETYNIGGNNEWKNIDLIILLCKIMDKKLNRNSGGSAKLITFVKDRAGHDLRYAIDSSKLQKELGWKPSLQFEEGLEKTVDWYLANAEWLKNVTSGDYQKYYEQQYVKR from the coding sequence ATGGCGAAAACAATTCTCATAACAGGCGGTGCAGGATTTATCGGAAGTCATGTGGTGCGCTTGTTCGTAAACAAATACTCCGATTACAAAATAGTGAATCTTGACAAGCTCACTTACGCTGGCAATCTTGCTAATCTGAAAGACATTGAGAAAAAAATAAATTATGAATTTGTTAAAGGAGATATCTGTGATGCGGATTTGATTCATAAACTTTTCGAGAAGAATAATTTCGATAACGTAATTCATCTTGCTGCAGAAAGTCATGTGGACAGAAGCATTTCCAACCCGATGGAGTTTGTGAAAACAAATGTTATCGGAACGGTTACGCTCCTCAACGCTGCAAAACACAGTTGGAAAGAAACTAAATCAAAACTTTTTTACCATGTTTCTACGGATGAAGTTTATGGTTCGCTTGGTGAAACAGGTTTGTTCACTGAAGAAACAAGTTATGATCCGCACAGTCCTTATTCCGCAAGCAAGGCAAGCTCCGACCATTTTGTGAGAGCGTATCATGACACGTTTGGATTGCCTGTTGTAATTTCCAATTGCTCGAACAATTACGGCTCGTATCATTTCCCAGAAAAATTAATTCCGTTGGCGATATATAATATTAAGAACAACAAACCTGTTCCTGTTTACGGAAAAGGCGAAAACATTCGCGACTGGCTTTTTGTGGAAGACCATGCTCGCGCGATTGATATTATTTTTCATAAAGGAAAACAGGGAGAGACTTACAACATTGGTGGAAACAACGAATGGAAAAATATTGATTTGATAATTCTGCTTTGCAAAATCATGGATAAAAAACTGAATCGCAATTCTGGCGGATCAGCAAAGCTGATAACATTTGTGAAAGACCGTGCTGGTCATGATTTACGCTACGCAATTGATTCATCAAAACTTCAGAAAGAACTCGGATGGAAACCTTCGCTTCAGTTTGAAGAAGGATTGGAAAAAACTGTTGACTGGTATCTTGCCAATGCAGAATGGCTGAAGAATGTAACGAGCGGAGATTATCAGAAATATTATGAGCAGCAATATGTCAAAAGATGA